The Pseudomonadota bacterium genome includes a region encoding these proteins:
- a CDS encoding 4-hydroxybenzoyl-CoA reductase subunit beta, translated as MTGPEQLSHHRPGSLDEAAALAADLAAMGRPFVYLGGGSDLIPALKLHRDQRPALISLSRIEPLRGIERMPDGGTRIGALTSLARIAEDATLRRLVPALSAAAASVASPQIRNQATLGGNLLVDRRCVYYNQSEVNRTAHGPCFKAGGEHCPLIKSVQAGDWPQCHARFVSDTAPVLLLMNAVVHLAGPHGERSLALTELYRPDGIEGLAIAADEILTRIEIPPQPGGKVHYQKLAVRKTLDFPSVGVAVSLSRAGNTSRLGVAVTGVNTHPGRFGFDRDDHDDFDAMVDSACETASGFAEIYRQDFFPLGWRRDMIAVLIRRGVAALRAGQSQTGPSPS; from the coding sequence GTGACCGGACCCGAACAACTGTCCCATCATCGTCCCGGCAGCCTTGACGAAGCTGCAGCACTGGCTGCCGATCTGGCCGCCATGGGCCGACCGTTTGTCTATCTCGGCGGGGGCAGCGACCTGATACCGGCACTCAAGCTGCACCGCGACCAGCGTCCGGCCCTGATTTCGCTCAGCCGGATCGAGCCACTGCGGGGCATTGAGCGCATGCCGGACGGTGGCACAAGGATCGGGGCTCTGACCAGCCTGGCCCGGATTGCCGAAGACGCAACGCTCCGGCGCCTGGTTCCTGCGCTGTCGGCGGCGGCCGCCAGCGTCGCCAGTCCGCAGATTCGCAACCAGGCCACACTCGGCGGCAACCTGCTGGTCGACCGACGCTGCGTTTACTACAACCAAAGCGAGGTCAACCGCACAGCCCACGGCCCCTGTTTCAAGGCCGGCGGCGAGCACTGCCCGCTGATCAAGAGCGTACAGGCCGGCGACTGGCCCCAGTGCCACGCGCGCTTTGTTTCCGACACCGCCCCGGTGCTGCTGTTAATGAACGCTGTCGTGCATTTGGCCGGGCCCCATGGCGAGCGATCACTGGCCCTGACCGAGCTCTATCGGCCCGACGGCATCGAAGGGCTGGCGATTGCAGCCGATGAAATCCTGACCCGAATCGAGATTCCACCCCAGCCCGGCGGCAAGGTCCATTATCAGAAACTGGCCGTTCGCAAGACGCTGGATTTTCCGTCCGTGGGCGTGGCGGTCAGTCTTTCCAGGGCCGGCAACACATCGCGCCTGGGTGTCGCCGTGACCGGGGTCAACACCCACCCGGGCCGTTTCGGGTTCGACCGCGATGATCACGACGACTTCGATGCGATGGTCGATAGCGCGTGCGAGACCGCCTCGGGTTTCGCCGAAATCTACCGTCAGGATTTCTTCCCGCTGGGCTGGCGCAGGGACATGATCGCGGTACTGATCCGGCGCGGTGTCGCCGCGCTGCGGGCGGGTCAGTCGCAAACAGGGCCATCGCCCAGCTGA
- a CDS encoding molybdopterin-dependent oxidoreductase, whose amino-acid sequence MTDPRQVPAIPQGTDEQRAAEGNRLIGQRIPQIDAHDKVTGRARYTDDLRLHNPLWVKILRSPCASARIRRLDDTRARSMAGVRAVLTGADFERRFGVLPISRDEPVIARQWVNYVGEPVAAVAAETLAEAEAALDSIEIEYVPDTPCLDPRKGLKPVTRPIHPELKRDNNLHKKVEQCFGDPESGFEQAEVIVNKRFSFAPVTHAFTEPHATQVELSRDGELTVYSATQVPHYLHRALAEVLDLPAHRIRVIKPHLGGGFGGKSDPFSHEIIAARMALETGRNVRLRFNREEVFFSNHGRHPTEIAMKLGYHPERGITGLTNSATIDGGAYGSFGVVTTYYNGVLLQGPYKLPNYRFECRRVYTNKPMCGAMRGHGGVNPRFASEVLVDMALTEAGLDPAAGRLTMLLDENTLTPNEFRITSVGLRRGLENAMAHSGWRDKYGKLPFGRGIGVACGFFISGSALPIHRNEMPGATVRLTIDLDGGVTVYSGAADIGQGSDTILAMMAAEVLGLPLDWVKVVSADTRLTPIDLGSYSSRVTFMCGNAARNAAIRMRRRLVEAACELLGIEPPPLPGPGEPESFFRQGGRKPDFANEDLGANPDYSDGFVFADGRIGPAGDECGVDYMAVVARALDRDGILQTRGTYRPPKLGGSFKGAGAGLSPSYSFTAHIAEVEVDPDTGLVRVERITTAHDCGRALNRLAVEGQIEGSIHMGLGQALMERIDYDQGAVQNPSLLEYKMLSAFEQPEIEIVDCDSDESEGPFGGKEAGEGVLAPVAPAVANALFDAVGIRLTRLPMTPDLVLKAIARNKQAETS is encoded by the coding sequence ATGACTGATCCGCGCCAGGTACCCGCCATACCGCAAGGCACCGACGAGCAGCGCGCCGCGGAAGGCAATCGCCTGATCGGCCAGCGCATTCCGCAGATCGATGCGCACGACAAGGTCACCGGCCGGGCCCGCTACACTGACGATCTGCGCCTGCACAACCCGCTGTGGGTAAAGATTCTGCGATCCCCCTGCGCCAGTGCCCGCATCCGGCGCCTGGATGACACCCGGGCGCGGTCGATGGCCGGCGTACGCGCGGTGCTGACCGGCGCTGATTTCGAGCGGCGATTCGGCGTCCTGCCGATCAGTCGCGACGAGCCGGTCATTGCCCGGCAGTGGGTCAATTACGTCGGCGAGCCGGTCGCCGCGGTTGCGGCCGAAACCCTGGCCGAGGCCGAAGCGGCGCTGGATTCGATTGAGATCGAGTACGTTCCGGACACGCCCTGTCTGGACCCGCGCAAGGGCCTGAAGCCGGTGACCCGGCCGATTCATCCGGAACTCAAGCGCGACAACAACCTGCACAAGAAAGTCGAGCAGTGCTTCGGCGACCCGGAGTCCGGCTTCGAACAAGCCGAAGTGATAGTGAACAAACGCTTCAGTTTCGCCCCGGTTACCCACGCCTTTACCGAACCGCACGCCACCCAGGTCGAACTCAGCCGCGACGGCGAGCTGACCGTGTACTCGGCCACCCAGGTGCCACATTACCTGCACCGGGCACTGGCCGAGGTGCTCGATCTGCCGGCCCACCGCATCCGCGTCATCAAACCGCATCTGGGCGGCGGCTTCGGCGGCAAGAGCGACCCGTTCAGCCATGAAATCATCGCCGCGCGCATGGCGCTGGAGACCGGGCGCAACGTGCGTCTGCGCTTCAATCGCGAGGAGGTGTTTTTCTCGAACCACGGTCGCCACCCCACCGAGATCGCCATGAAGCTTGGCTATCACCCGGAAAGGGGCATAACCGGGCTGACCAACAGCGCCACCATCGATGGCGGCGCCTACGGCAGTTTCGGCGTGGTGACCACCTACTACAACGGCGTCTTGCTGCAGGGCCCGTACAAGCTGCCCAATTATCGTTTCGAGTGCCGCCGGGTCTATACCAACAAGCCGATGTGCGGCGCCATGCGCGGTCATGGCGGGGTCAATCCGCGCTTTGCCAGCGAGGTGCTGGTCGACATGGCGCTGACCGAGGCCGGGCTGGATCCGGCCGCCGGCCGCTTGACCATGCTACTCGACGAGAACACCCTCACCCCCAACGAGTTTCGCATCACATCCGTCGGACTCCGGCGCGGCCTGGAAAACGCCATGGCCCACTCGGGCTGGCGCGACAAGTACGGCAAGCTGCCGTTTGGCCGCGGCATCGGCGTGGCCTGCGGCTTTTTCATCAGCGGCTCGGCGCTGCCGATTCATCGCAACGAGATGCCGGGCGCGACGGTGCGACTGACCATCGATCTCGACGGCGGCGTGACGGTCTATTCCGGCGCTGCCGACATCGGCCAGGGCTCGGATACCATCCTGGCGATGATGGCCGCCGAGGTGCTCGGCCTGCCGCTCGACTGGGTCAAGGTGGTCAGCGCCGACACCCGCCTGACGCCGATCGACCTGGGCAGCTACAGCTCGCGCGTGACCTTCATGTGCGGCAACGCCGCGCGCAACGCCGCCATCCGCATGCGGCGGCGCCTGGTCGAAGCGGCCTGCGAACTGCTCGGGATCGAGCCGCCGCCGCTGCCCGGGCCGGGCGAGCCGGAGAGCTTTTTCCGCCAGGGCGGACGCAAGCCCGACTTCGCCAACGAGGACCTGGGTGCCAATCCCGACTACAGCGACGGCTTCGTGTTCGCGGACGGCCGGATCGGCCCGGCCGGCGACGAGTGCGGCGTCGACTACATGGCGGTGGTGGCCCGGGCGCTTGATCGCGATGGCATCCTGCAGACCCGCGGTACCTACCGCCCGCCCAAGCTGGGCGGATCGTTCAAGGGCGCCGGCGCGGGCCTGAGTCCCAGCTACAGCTTTACCGCCCATATCGCCGAGGTCGAGGTCGACCCGGACACCGGACTGGTCAGGGTCGAACGCATCACCACCGCCCACGACTGCGGCCGGGCGCTCAACCGGCTGGCGGTTGAAGGCCAGATCGAGGGCTCGATTCACATGGGCCTGGGCCAGGCGCTGATGGAGCGCATCGACTACGACCAGGGGGCAGTGCAGAACCCTTCGCTGCTCGAGTACAAGATGCTGTCGGCTTTTGAACAGCCCGAGATCGAGATTGTTGACTGCGACAGCGACGAAAGCGAAGGCCCGTTCGGCGGCAAGGAGGCCGGCGAAGGCGTGCTTGCCCCGGTCGCCCCGGCGGTGGCCAATGCCCTCTTCGATGCCGTCGGCATTCGCCTGACCCGCCTGCCGATGACGCCCGATCTGGTCTTGAAGGCCATTGCCAGGAACAAGCAGGCGGAGACATCGTGA
- a CDS encoding (2Fe-2S)-binding protein, with amino-acid sequence MDTSNDLVTLKVNDREYSRAVAGSITLLDFLREELNLTGTKRGCDLGECGCCTVLIDGRPMLACLMLAADVQDRVITTIEGLADGPALHPVQQAMVEEGAIQCGFCTPAMALSAAALLWDNPDPDPAAIKRCISGTICRCTGYTKIEAAVRRAARSVQEAGDD; translated from the coding sequence ATGGACACATCCAATGACCTCGTGACCCTGAAGGTCAATGACCGTGAGTACTCCCGCGCAGTGGCAGGCTCGATCACGCTGCTCGATTTCCTGCGCGAGGAGCTCAATCTGACCGGCACCAAGCGCGGCTGCGATCTGGGCGAGTGCGGCTGCTGCACGGTGCTGATCGACGGCCGACCGATGCTGGCCTGCCTGATGCTGGCCGCCGATGTCCAGGACCGCGTGATTACCACGATCGAGGGTCTGGCCGATGGTCCGGCGCTGCACCCGGTCCAGCAGGCAATGGTCGAGGAAGGCGCGATTCAATGCGGCTTCTGTACGCCGGCCATGGCGCTCAGCGCCGCCGCCCTGCTCTGGGACAATCCCGACCCGGACCCTGCGGCCATCAAGCGCTGCATCTCGGGCACGATCTGCCGCTGCACCGGCTACACCAAGATCGAGGCCGCGGTGCGACGCGCAGCACGCAGCGTGCAGGAGGCCGGCGATGACTGA
- a CDS encoding FAD-binding oxidoreductase produces MQANTKRSFWGWGLEQEALDSDEIGALARRLRERFGLPVRAAAPIPRADALELSAPRLGPPAGLAHLLSADARDRAGHTYGKAFRDIVRGLAGDFNAAPDWVARPGSEQDLVDLLDWAGSARVAVIPYGGGSSVVGGVEARLDSDWAGAVSVDMARFDALVEIDPTSRAAHLQAGLYGPALEAALKPHGLTLRHYPQSFEFSTLGGWLATRAAGHFATRYTHIEDLVESVRVLTPSGLIETRRLPGSGAGPSPDRFLLGSEGTLGFFLSAWMRLQARPEYRAGCTAAFETFAAGTEAVRQLSQSGLDPSNCRLIDATEAVLAGIGDGSRHLLILGFESADHPIDPWLARAVEICRGSGGQVMANKDREKDPASDWRSTFLRAPYMRDGLVRLGMIVETFETAVTWDRFEATHAAIVEAVQSNARRLCGGAAVGCRFTHVYPDGPAPYYTVVAPGRDGAMVEQWDEIKQATMAAIDRSGATVTHHHAVGRDHRPGYDRQRPPLFADALRAVKQTLDPASVLNPGVLIDRTAVRQ; encoded by the coding sequence ATGCAGGCAAACACAAAACGCAGCTTCTGGGGCTGGGGGCTGGAACAAGAGGCGCTCGATTCCGATGAGATCGGCGCACTGGCCCGGCGGCTGCGCGAGCGGTTCGGACTGCCGGTGCGCGCAGCGGCCCCGATTCCGCGTGCCGATGCGCTCGAGCTGTCCGCCCCCAGGCTCGGGCCGCCGGCCGGCCTGGCGCATCTGTTGTCCGCTGATGCGCGCGATCGCGCCGGGCACACTTACGGCAAGGCCTTTCGCGACATCGTGCGCGGCCTGGCCGGTGATTTTAACGCTGCGCCGGACTGGGTGGCCCGGCCGGGCAGCGAGCAGGATCTGGTCGATCTGCTCGACTGGGCGGGGTCGGCACGAGTTGCCGTGATTCCCTACGGCGGCGGCTCGAGCGTCGTTGGCGGGGTCGAGGCGCGCCTGGACAGTGACTGGGCCGGGGCGGTCAGCGTTGATATGGCCCGCTTCGATGCGCTTGTCGAGATCGACCCGACTTCACGCGCGGCCCATCTGCAGGCCGGTCTCTACGGTCCGGCGCTGGAAGCGGCGCTCAAACCCCACGGCTTGACGCTCAGGCATTACCCGCAGTCGTTCGAGTTCTCGACGCTCGGCGGCTGGCTGGCCACGCGCGCCGCCGGGCATTTCGCCACGCGCTATACGCATATCGAAGATCTGGTCGAGTCGGTGCGGGTGCTGACCCCGAGCGGGCTGATCGAGACCCGGCGCCTGCCCGGCTCCGGTGCCGGACCTTCGCCCGACCGCTTCCTGCTCGGTTCCGAGGGCACGCTGGGCTTTTTCCTGTCGGCCTGGATGCGGCTGCAGGCCCGCCCCGAGTATCGGGCCGGGTGTACGGCGGCTTTCGAGACCTTTGCCGCGGGTACCGAGGCGGTGCGACAGTTGTCCCAGTCCGGCCTGGATCCGAGCAACTGCCGCCTGATCGATGCCACCGAGGCCGTGCTGGCCGGTATCGGTGACGGCAGCCGACACCTGCTGATCCTGGGTTTCGAATCGGCCGATCATCCGATCGATCCCTGGCTGGCGCGGGCGGTCGAGATCTGCCGCGGCAGCGGTGGGCAAGTGATGGCGAACAAGGATCGCGAGAAGGATCCGGCATCGGACTGGCGTTCGACTTTTCTGCGCGCTCCCTACATGCGCGATGGGCTGGTGCGGCTGGGCATGATCGTCGAGACCTTCGAGACGGCCGTGACCTGGGACCGGTTCGAGGCCACCCACGCCGCCATCGTCGAGGCGGTGCAGTCGAACGCCCGCCGCCTGTGCGGCGGCGCGGCCGTGGGCTGTCGCTTTACCCACGTCTACCCGGACGGACCGGCGCCCTACTACACGGTGGTCGCGCCGGGCCGCGACGGCGCCATGGTCGAACAGTGGGACGAGATCAAGCAGGCCACGATGGCGGCCATCGACCGCAGCGGCGCCACCGTCACTCACCACCACGCCGTCGGGCGCGATCACCGCCCCGGCTACGACCGCCAGCGTCCGCCACTGTTTGCCGATGCGCTACGAGCGGTCAAGCAAACGCTTGACCCCGCCTCGGTACTGAATCCCGGCGTGCTGATCGACCGGACTGCTGTGAGACAATAA
- a CDS encoding glycosyl hydrolase encodes MLLIGVPAPAQDDNSKDPLETALKGLELRSIGPAFMSGRIADIVIHPENHNIWYVGVGSGGVWKTVNSGTTWQPIFDGQGSYSIGALAQDQSNPNTVWVGTGENVGGRHVGYGDGVYVSRDSGASWKNVGLKASEHIGKIVIHPQDPDTVWVAAEGPLWRSGGERGLYKTTDGGKTWTRTLVGDEGDDVWTGVTDIEIDPRDPDLLYAATWQRHRTVAAYVGGGPNSGIHRSTDGGETWTELTQGLPSASPNSNLGKIGLAISPQDPDVLYAAIELNQREGGVWRSSDRGASWKKMSDKIAGGTGPHYYQELYASPHQFDRIYFMDVRAAVSDDGGKNWTSIASEAKHVDNHALAFRPDDPHYLLIGTDGGLYETFDHANTWRYIANLPVTQYYKVAVDDAEPFYTIYGGTQDNNTQGGPSRTDNVSGIRNSDWFVVLFGDGHQPATEPGNPDIVYAHWQQGNLVRHDRTTGEIVYIQPQVGQGEAPNRFNWDAPILVSPHDPKRLYHASQRVWRSDDRGDSWTRISGDLTRDQNRFEIEHMGRTWGWDTPWDTFAMSNFNTVTSLAESPIVEGLLYAGTDDGLIQVSENGGESWRRIEVGDLPGVPDTAFVNDIKADLFDADTVYIALDNHKYGDYKPYLLKSTNRGRRWTSITGGLPDRHLVWRVVQDHVRRGLMFAGTEFGLFVTLNGGGDWHKLTGNAPTISFRDVVIQRRENDLVGATFGRGFWILDDYSVLREIETDTLQAEAKLFAIRDAWWYMPRTPLGNNARGSQGHALYLAENPPFGAVFTYHLAEGYKSLKEQRQEREKPLVEARDNVPFPNWERIEAERRQPDPAVILTVRDGSGQVVRRLKGPAARGMHRVAWDLKMPAPNAIGDSGGFGEPKGFMVAPGTYTVELAKRIDGDVTALAGPRAFQVVRMREGALPGAEPAETVAFWKRLSDMQRKVSAANQVIDQARGRLDAMAEALERSTAEAGTLDAELHAVSQRLHQIAEQLRGKPSLQALNVPRGPTIGQRLFVAMIGTGRSTYGPTPTHEMSLDIAEREFVSVGGEIEELIGQRIPELERSLSQAGAPWTPGAPLPLE; translated from the coding sequence ATGCTGCTGATCGGTGTCCCTGCCCCGGCACAAGACGACAACAGCAAAGATCCGCTGGAAACGGCGCTCAAAGGCCTGGAGTTGCGCAGCATTGGTCCGGCGTTTATGTCCGGCCGGATCGCTGATATCGTGATCCATCCGGAGAATCACAACATCTGGTATGTGGGCGTCGGTTCCGGCGGCGTCTGGAAGACGGTCAACTCCGGCACGACCTGGCAGCCGATCTTCGACGGGCAGGGCTCGTATTCGATCGGCGCGCTGGCGCAGGATCAATCCAATCCGAACACAGTCTGGGTCGGCACCGGGGAGAACGTCGGTGGCCGGCACGTTGGCTATGGGGACGGCGTCTACGTCAGCCGTGACAGCGGCGCGAGCTGGAAGAATGTCGGGCTCAAGGCGTCCGAGCATATTGGCAAGATCGTCATTCATCCGCAGGATCCCGACACCGTCTGGGTCGCCGCCGAGGGTCCGCTGTGGCGTTCCGGGGGCGAACGTGGTCTGTACAAGACCACCGATGGTGGCAAGACCTGGACGCGCACGCTGGTCGGTGATGAGGGTGACGATGTCTGGACCGGCGTGACCGACATCGAGATCGATCCGCGCGACCCCGATCTGCTCTATGCGGCGACCTGGCAACGCCATCGCACCGTGGCGGCCTACGTCGGCGGCGGCCCGAACTCTGGCATTCACCGCTCCACCGACGGCGGCGAGACCTGGACCGAGCTGACCCAAGGCCTGCCCAGCGCCAGCCCGAACAGCAACCTCGGCAAGATCGGCCTGGCCATCTCGCCGCAGGATCCGGACGTGCTGTACGCGGCCATCGAACTGAATCAGCGCGAAGGCGGCGTTTGGCGCTCGTCCGACCGCGGCGCATCATGGAAAAAGATGTCGGACAAGATCGCCGGTGGTACCGGCCCGCACTACTACCAGGAACTCTACGCCAGCCCGCACCAGTTCGACCGCATCTACTTCATGGACGTGCGCGCGGCGGTTTCCGACGACGGCGGAAAGAACTGGACCTCGATCGCCTCGGAGGCCAAGCATGTCGACAATCATGCGCTGGCCTTTCGCCCAGACGACCCGCACTACCTGCTGATCGGCACTGATGGTGGGTTGTATGAAACATTCGATCACGCCAACACCTGGCGCTACATCGCCAATCTGCCGGTGACCCAGTACTACAAGGTTGCCGTCGACGATGCCGAGCCGTTCTACACCATCTACGGCGGCACCCAGGACAACAATACCCAGGGTGGTCCGTCACGCACCGACAACGTCTCGGGCATTCGCAATTCGGACTGGTTCGTCGTGCTGTTCGGTGACGGTCACCAGCCGGCGACCGAGCCGGGCAACCCGGACATCGTCTACGCCCACTGGCAGCAGGGCAATCTGGTGCGGCATGACCGGACCACCGGCGAAATCGTCTATATCCAGCCGCAGGTCGGCCAGGGCGAAGCGCCCAACCGCTTCAACTGGGACGCGCCGATTCTTGTCAGTCCGCACGACCCGAAGCGTCTCTATCACGCCTCGCAGCGGGTCTGGCGGTCCGATGACCGGGGTGATTCCTGGACCAGGATTTCGGGTGATCTGACGCGCGACCAGAACCGCTTCGAAATCGAGCACATGGGCAGAACCTGGGGCTGGGATACGCCCTGGGACACCTTCGCCATGTCGAATTTCAACACCGTCACCTCGCTGGCCGAATCGCCCATCGTCGAGGGGCTGCTCTACGCCGGTACCGATGACGGGTTGATCCAGGTGTCGGAAAACGGTGGCGAAAGCTGGCGTCGGATCGAGGTCGGCGACCTGCCGGGCGTGCCAGACACCGCGTTCGTCAACGACATCAAGGCCGACCTGTTCGACGCCGACACCGTGTATATCGCGCTCGACAACCACAAGTACGGCGACTACAAGCCGTATTTGCTCAAGAGCACCAATCGGGGACGGCGCTGGACCTCGATCACCGGCGGTCTTCCGGACCGCCACCTGGTCTGGCGTGTGGTGCAGGATCACGTCAGACGGGGCCTGATGTTCGCCGGCACGGAGTTCGGTCTGTTCGTGACTCTGAACGGTGGCGGCGACTGGCACAAGCTGACTGGCAACGCACCGACCATCTCCTTCCGTGATGTGGTTATCCAGCGCCGCGAGAATGATCTGGTCGGCGCCACTTTCGGCCGCGGCTTCTGGATCCTTGACGATTACAGCGTGCTGCGCGAGATCGAGACCGATACCTTGCAGGCCGAGGCCAAACTGTTCGCGATCCGCGATGCCTGGTGGTACATGCCGCGCACGCCGCTGGGCAATAACGCGCGCGGTTCGCAAGGTCATGCCTTGTACCTGGCCGAGAACCCGCCATTCGGTGCGGTGTTCACCTACCACCTGGCCGAAGGGTACAAAAGCCTCAAAGAGCAGCGCCAGGAGCGGGAAAAGCCGCTGGTCGAGGCGCGCGATAACGTGCCGTTCCCGAATTGGGAGCGGATCGAGGCCGAGCGCCGCCAGCCCGATCCGGCAGTGATCCTGACGGTGCGCGACGGCTCAGGCCAGGTCGTGCGTCGCCTGAAAGGCCCAGCCGCCAGAGGCATGCATCGGGTGGCCTGGGATCTGAAGATGCCGGCACCGAACGCCATCGGTGATTCCGGCGGATTTGGCGAGCCCAAGGGCTTCATGGTCGCCCCCGGCACCTACACGGTGGAGCTGGCCAAGCGCATCGACGGCGACGTGACTGCGCTGGCCGGCCCGCGCGCATTCCAGGTTGTACGCATGCGCGAGGGCGCGCTGCCGGGCGCCGAACCGGCCGAGACGGTCGCATTCTGGAAGCGGCTGTCGGACATGCAGCGGAAGGTGTCGGCCGCCAACCAGGTCATTGACCAGGCGCGAGGCCGGCTGGACGCGATGGCCGAGGCCCTGGAACGCAGCACGGCCGAGGCCGGAACCCTGGACGCTGAGCTGCATGCTGTCTCGCAGCGCCTGCATCAGATTGCCGAACAGCTTCGTGGCAAGCCATCGCTGCAAGCGCTCAATGTCCCCAGGGGGCCGACGATTGGCCAGCGATTGTTTGTGGCGATGATCGGAACCGGTCGTTCGACCTATGGTCCGACGCCGACCCACGAGATGAGCCTGGACATCGCCGAGCGGGAGTTCGTGTCGGTCGGTGGGGAAATCGAAGAGTTGATAGGGCAGCGAATTCCCGAACTGGAGCGGTCCCTTTCGCAGGCCGGCGCGCCGTGGACGCCCGGCGCACCCTTACCGCTGGAGTGA
- a CDS encoding nucleotidyltransferase family protein — MSRNTASNLPNLDVLIPAAGASSRLGHPKQLVTLGGEPLLRRAVRIALTLGPDRVHVVLGAQRERIRPVLDGITGVQVHEHENWATGMSGSLIAGMEQLAGDCPAVLILLPDQFRITALDLARLRDAWRRQPGRPVAAAYDETFGVPAILPRALFDEVKRIRGDCGARSVLIAHHRRLIRVTMPTAAFDLDSPEDWAFDLDPDPSLQR, encoded by the coding sequence ATGTCCCGGAACACAGCATCGAATCTCCCGAATCTCGACGTCCTGATTCCGGCCGCGGGTGCCTCGAGCCGTCTCGGCCACCCCAAGCAACTGGTTACCCTGGGCGGCGAACCGCTGCTGCGGCGGGCTGTGCGAATTGCCCTCACCCTCGGGCCTGATCGGGTTCATGTGGTGCTGGGCGCCCAACGAGAGCGAATTCGACCGGTACTGGATGGCATCACCGGGGTGCAGGTGCATGAACATGAAAACTGGGCCACGGGAATGAGTGGCTCACTGATTGCCGGCATGGAGCAGTTGGCCGGCGACTGCCCGGCGGTCCTGATCCTGCTGCCGGATCAGTTTCGCATCACGGCGCTTGATCTGGCGCGACTGCGCGATGCCTGGCGCCGGCAACCCGGCCGGCCGGTTGCCGCCGCCTATGACGAGACCTTTGGTGTGCCCGCGATCCTGCCACGGGCGCTTTTTGACGAAGTCAAGCGAATCCGCGGCGATTGCGGCGCGCGCTCGGTGCTGATCGCGCACCACCGCCGCCTGATCCGGGTCACGATGCCCACTGCCGCCTTCGATCTGGACAGCCCCGAGGACTGGGCTTTCGATCTCGATCCCGATCCATCACTCCAGCGGTAA
- a CDS encoding XdhC family protein, which yields MDLGLGELQRTFERLAPADQIVLASVVETRGSTYRKPGAMMLIESSGLTHGLLSGGCLEGDLAEHATSVLATGQPSLITYDMLSGEEPPWGLGLGCQGLVRVLLTRIDANDPVFTRLCHVHARRQRAMLLQVFQSDLADWQAGSLMLADGSGQWFGVPQSLEAKRLSAALPTNRPDRAVEIELDTPQGRARLLLVPIDPPRRLLVLGAGPDAVPLVRLAQAIGWDVDVADHRPAYIEQLLNKTACRANRLRPDQIDDSGLLARADAVVIMSHHLEHDRAWIARVAEHPVAYIGLLGPAARRERVLEDIPETHHRRIHGPAGLDLGAELPETIALSILAEAHAMLNDRDGRPLSS from the coding sequence ATGGATCTGGGCCTGGGCGAGCTGCAGCGGACATTCGAGCGCCTGGCGCCGGCAGATCAGATCGTGCTTGCCAGCGTTGTCGAAACGCGCGGCTCGACCTATCGCAAGCCGGGGGCGATGATGCTGATCGAATCCTCCGGCCTCACGCATGGCCTGCTCAGCGGCGGCTGCCTGGAAGGTGACCTGGCCGAGCATGCCACCAGCGTACTGGCCACCGGACAACCGAGCCTGATCACCTACGACATGCTGTCGGGCGAAGAGCCGCCCTGGGGGCTCGGGCTGGGCTGTCAGGGCCTGGTGCGCGTGCTGCTGACCCGCATTGACGCCAACGACCCGGTATTCACCCGCCTGTGCCATGTGCACGCCCGGCGTCAGCGCGCCATGCTCTTGCAGGTGTTTCAGTCCGACCTCGCCGACTGGCAGGCCGGCAGCCTGATGCTGGCCGATGGATCGGGTCAATGGTTCGGCGTGCCGCAGTCTTTGGAAGCCAAGCGACTTTCGGCTGCCCTGCCGACAAACCGGCCGGATCGGGCTGTCGAGATCGAACTGGATACGCCGCAGGGCAGAGCCAGACTGCTGCTGGTGCCGATCGATCCGCCGCGGCGGCTGCTGGTGCTGGGTGCAGGTCCTGACGCCGTGCCACTGGTCCGGCTGGCTCAAGCCATTGGCTGGGATGTTGACGTGGCCGATCATCGACCCGCCTATATCGAGCAGCTGCTCAACAAGACGGCTTGCCGGGCGAATCGGTTGCGACCGGACCAGATCGATGATTCCGGCCTGCTTGCCCGTGCCGATGCCGTCGTCATCATGAGCCATCATCTGGAGCACGACCGCGCCTGGATCGCCCGCGTGGCCGAACACCCGGTCGCCTACATCGGCCTGCTCGGGCCGGCGGCCCGACGCGAACGCGTGCTCGAGGACATCCCTGAAACGCATCACCGGCGCATTCATGGTCCGGCGGGCCTGGATCTCGGCGCTGAACTGCCGGAAACCATCGCCCTGTCGATCCTGGCCGAAGCCCATGCCATGCTCAATGACCGCGATGGCCGGCCATTGTCTTCCTAG